The following proteins are co-located in the Aggregicoccus sp. 17bor-14 genome:
- a CDS encoding YqaA family protein, with protein sequence MPDFSSSPSDATSPDAAPRPSWYRRLYLRVEAMSASPHALLAMAAVSVVDGSVFPIPPFALLVPMVLARPNRWVRYSLVGIAASIVGGLIGYWLGTLLHGGAINFLHFDPNFRVDRFGIHATVAELLGRNIWMLAALCSVLPTPLKIVAIGSGAVGVPLPQFFLALVIGRTVRFFVVAGFMRFVGPSARRWLRV encoded by the coding sequence ATGCCGGACTTCAGCTCCTCCCCCTCCGACGCCACCTCCCCCGACGCTGCTCCCCGGCCCTCCTGGTACCGCCGCCTCTACCTGCGCGTGGAGGCGATGAGCGCGAGCCCGCACGCGCTGCTCGCGATGGCCGCGGTCTCGGTGGTGGACGGCTCGGTGTTCCCCATCCCGCCCTTCGCCCTGCTGGTGCCCATGGTGCTCGCGCGCCCGAACCGCTGGGTGCGCTACTCGCTGGTGGGCATCGCCGCGAGCATCGTGGGCGGGCTCATCGGGTACTGGCTGGGCACGCTGCTGCACGGCGGCGCCATCAACTTCCTGCACTTCGACCCCAACTTCCGCGTGGACCGCTTCGGCATCCACGCCACCGTCGCCGAGCTGCTGGGGCGCAACATCTGGATGCTCGCCGCGCTCTGCTCGGTGCTGCCCACCCCGCTGAAGATCGTGGCCATCGGCAGCGGCGCCGTGGGCGTGCCCCTGCCCCAGTTCTTCCTCGCGCTCGTCATCGGGCGCACGGTGCGCTTCTTCGTGGTGGCCGGCTTCATGCGCTTCGTCGGCCCCAGCGCGCGCCGCTGGCTGCGCGTCTAG
- a CDS encoding LON peptidase substrate-binding domain-containing protein produces the protein MTSQERVERAAAVALKVFPLPSAVLFPHSVLPLHIFEPRYRELVRDALAGDGVMALGGLQPGWERDYGGRPPLAPLLCVGTILWHEEVEEGRYNLLLQGVCRGRVLEELPARKLYREVQVQLLPDAAYNGPEEEALRQAVFELAGRVPPSFAENLLPVAARAAGGTLADVVAAALVPETERRLELLEQLDVGARLAALMDDVSELIARLSPVPQSGPLN, from the coding sequence ATGACCTCCCAAGAACGCGTGGAGCGCGCCGCCGCCGTGGCCCTCAAGGTCTTCCCGCTGCCCTCGGCCGTGCTCTTCCCGCACTCGGTGCTGCCGCTGCACATCTTCGAGCCGCGCTACCGCGAGCTGGTGCGGGACGCACTCGCGGGCGACGGGGTGATGGCGCTCGGGGGGCTGCAGCCCGGCTGGGAGCGCGACTACGGGGGCAGGCCCCCGCTCGCGCCCCTGCTCTGCGTGGGCACCATCCTCTGGCACGAGGAGGTGGAGGAGGGGCGCTACAACCTGCTGCTCCAGGGCGTGTGCCGGGGCCGCGTGCTGGAGGAGCTGCCCGCGCGCAAGCTCTACCGCGAGGTGCAGGTGCAGCTGCTGCCGGACGCGGCCTACAACGGGCCCGAGGAGGAGGCGCTGCGCCAGGCGGTGTTCGAGCTGGCGGGGCGGGTGCCCCCCTCCTTCGCGGAGAACCTGCTGCCGGTGGCGGCGCGCGCGGCGGGCGGCACGCTCGCGGACGTGGTGGCCGCGGCGCTGGTGCCCGAGACCGAGCGGCGCCTGGAGCTGCTCGAGCAGCTGGACGTGGGCGCACGCCTCGCCGCACTGATGGATGACGTGAGCGAGCTCATCGCCCGCTTGAGTCCGGTGCCGCAAAGCGGGCCGCTCAACTGA